In Turicibacter sanguinis, a genomic segment contains:
- a CDS encoding glycoside hydrolase family 10 protein, with product MSEKYINHQILTCSCPVCHAIKQSFYPIDFYHYPIDQNSGIPSINIPVEILPENKSSNSPMVTDYANRSSAWISDEEAVFLQYATHPIYEFRGVWVTTVRNSDFPNKAVFEDGTFDLELFKREFFSILKHCKLLNLNAIFFQVRPQGDAFYESKINPWSEFLSGQQGVRPDWGDFDPLEWMITMTHGAGLEFHAWFNPYRLSSISKEGNSKEELLNRLAPNHFAKKNPQYVYFFDGQIFLDPGFPQVQKHVIQSVMEVVQNYSIDAVHFDDYFYPYSYLTIIDDEPKEISFNDESPDIETYETYHQPGQSIKQWREYNVNSLIYSLSLSIRKYNRETGKSIAFGVSPFGVWASNFEQSVGSKTSPYQLSSLDEYVNSKLWVDEEWVDYLIPQNYWSFHDPLSPFGEVANWWNEVVKSSRTQLYMGIGLYLYLEDNQNPSWQEAREVSNQIKYTRVLSNVEGFALFTYRNLVMRPQSNVAGQQVLNVALEYLSLDVLKYKSLIPPRTWLQTKAIHPVSGLQVRRCEDDNCLVFYDQLDNDSQYYVIYRCEGAVENFDFNEAANILDVIGRNYGEAMQHYTDIEIDENQTYTYAVTALSQAQVQSLAVAYVFMP from the coding sequence TTTTAACCTGTTCTTGTCCAGTTTGTCATGCAATAAAGCAAAGTTTTTATCCGATTGATTTTTATCATTATCCAATTGATCAAAATTCAGGAATTCCGTCAATTAATATTCCAGTTGAAATTTTACCAGAAAACAAATCATCAAATTCGCCGATGGTAACCGATTATGCTAATAGGAGCTCAGCATGGATAAGTGATGAAGAGGCAGTCTTTTTACAATATGCAACTCATCCTATTTATGAGTTTCGGGGAGTGTGGGTGACAACTGTTCGAAATAGTGACTTTCCAAATAAGGCAGTTTTTGAAGATGGAACATTCGATTTAGAGTTATTTAAACGTGAGTTTTTTTCAATTTTAAAGCATTGTAAATTATTAAATCTAAATGCCATCTTTTTTCAAGTAAGACCTCAAGGTGATGCATTTTACGAGTCTAAGATAAATCCATGGAGTGAATTTTTATCTGGACAACAAGGCGTAAGGCCTGATTGGGGAGATTTTGATCCATTAGAATGGATGATTACCATGACGCATGGTGCCGGTCTTGAATTTCATGCATGGTTTAATCCATATCGCTTAAGTTCTATTTCTAAAGAGGGAAATTCTAAAGAGGAATTGTTAAATCGCCTAGCTCCTAATCATTTTGCAAAAAAAAATCCACAATATGTTTATTTCTTTGACGGTCAAATTTTCCTAGATCCAGGATTTCCTCAAGTCCAAAAGCACGTGATTCAAAGTGTGATGGAAGTGGTCCAAAATTATTCGATTGATGCGGTTCATTTTGATGATTATTTTTATCCCTATTCCTATCTAACGATAATAGATGATGAACCTAAAGAAATAAGTTTTAATGATGAGAGTCCAGATATCGAGACCTATGAAACGTATCATCAACCTGGACAAAGTATTAAGCAGTGGCGTGAATATAACGTTAATTCACTGATTTATTCCTTGTCCTTGTCCATCCGTAAATACAATCGAGAAACAGGCAAAAGTATCGCATTTGGTGTGAGCCCGTTTGGAGTTTGGGCATCAAATTTTGAACAATCTGTCGGATCAAAAACGTCTCCGTACCAACTTTCTTCATTAGATGAATACGTGAATTCAAAATTATGGGTTGATGAGGAGTGGGTAGATTATTTAATCCCACAAAACTATTGGTCGTTTCACGATCCCTTATCTCCTTTTGGTGAAGTGGCGAATTGGTGGAATGAGGTGGTTAAATCCTCAAGAACACAACTATACATGGGAATTGGTCTTTATTTATACCTAGAAGATAACCAAAATCCTTCTTGGCAAGAGGCTCGAGAAGTAAGCAATCAAATCAAATATACAAGAGTATTATCAAATGTAGAAGGATTTGCTCTTTTTACCTATCGTAATTTGGTTATGAGACCTCAGTCTAATGTAGCCGGTCAACAAGTTTTAAATGTAGCACTTGAGTACCTGAGTTTGGATGTATTGAAATATAAAAGTTTAATCCCACCTAGAACCTGGTTACAAACTAAAGCAATTCATCCTGTTAGTGGATTGCAAGTTCGACGTTGTGAAGACGATAACTGTTTAGTATTTTATGATCAGCTAGATAATGACAGTCAGTATTATGTTATTTATCGTTGTGAAGGGGCAGTGGAAAATTTTGATTTTAATGAGGCTGCCAATATCTTAGACGTTATCGGACGGAATTATGGAGAGGCGATGCAACACTATACGGATATTGAGATTGATGAAAATCAAACTTATACTTATGCCGTCACGGCTCTTTCTCAAGCCCAAGTCCAATCGCTAGCAGTAGCTTATGTATTCATGCCCTAA